One window from the genome of Xenorhabdus bovienii SS-2004 encodes:
- a CDS encoding FMN-dependent NADH-azoreductase codes for MNKVLVLKSSILAQHSQSNKMADYFIEKWQANHIDDNVTVRDLAENPVPVLDSELVGALRPSDVEMTARQKATLALSDELIAELKVHDVIVLTAPMYNFTIPTQLKAYFDLIARAGSTFRYTETGPEGLLKNKRAIVLTSRGGIHKDNPTDLITPYLRTFLGFIGINDVEFVFAEGFGLGAESAELAHQSAQNTINDMMAKISA; via the coding sequence ATGAATAAAGTACTTGTTCTGAAATCGAGCATTCTGGCGCAGCATTCCCAAAGCAACAAAATGGCTGATTACTTTATCGAAAAATGGCAGGCCAACCACATAGATGATAACGTTACTGTGCGCGATTTAGCTGAAAACCCAGTACCAGTGCTTGATAGCGAATTGGTGGGAGCTTTGCGTCCAAGTGATGTCGAGATGACAGCACGCCAGAAAGCTACATTAGCCTTATCGGATGAATTGATTGCGGAGTTGAAAGTTCACGATGTGATCGTGCTTACTGCCCCAATGTATAATTTCACTATTCCAACCCAATTGAAAGCCTATTTTGACCTGATTGCCCGTGCCGGTTCGACCTTCCGCTATACAGAAACCGGGCCAGAAGGTTTGCTGAAAAACAAACGTGCCATTGTGCTGACCAGTCGCGGCGGCATTCATAAAGATAACCCAACGGATTTGATAACACCGTACCTGCGTACTTTTTTGGGATTCATCGGTATTAACGATGTTGAATTCGTCTTTGCAGAGGGTTTCGGATTGGGTGCGGAATCGGCAGAACTGGCTCACCAATCTGCCCAGAATACCATAAATGATATGATGGCAAAAATTTCAGCTTAA
- a CDS encoding YdbL family protein — protein MKKAGVIFLASLLFSSFAVGMTLSEAKQQGLVGETFSGYLAPVKKTRDTQSVIQKVNEEREKKYAEIAAQNNMTTNQVAKMAGEKLVNRAGAGEYVLGINGNWVKK, from the coding sequence ATGAAAAAAGCAGGAGTAATATTTCTGGCGAGTCTGCTATTCAGTTCTTTTGCTGTAGGCATGACATTGAGTGAAGCAAAACAGCAAGGGCTGGTAGGAGAAACGTTCAGTGGCTATTTGGCACCTGTGAAGAAGACCAGGGATACTCAGTCCGTGATCCAAAAAGTCAACGAGGAGCGGGAAAAGAAATATGCTGAAATTGCCGCGCAAAATAATATGACAACGAATCAGGTTGCTAAAATGGCGGGTGAAAAGTTGGTGAACCGTGCTGGGGCAGGTGAATATGTGCTTGGTATTAATGGTAACTGGGTGAAGAAGTAA
- a CDS encoding YnbE family lipoprotein: protein MLASIILTGCIRLEVATPDKPIKIEMNVKIEHEIHIKVDRQIEDMLKNNSNLF from the coding sequence ATGTTGGCCAGCATAATTTTGACGGGATGCATCAGGCTGGAGGTAGCGACACCGGATAAACCGATCAAGATCGAGATGAATGTGAAGATTGAGCATGAAATTCATATTAAAGTCGATAGACAAATTGAAGATATGCTCAAAAATAACTCCAACTTATTTTAA
- a CDS encoding YdbH family protein: MTKIFKVFAVMITLLVLLVLAGWYTLPHWLPLIASHWLPQGVTLSLSQPKWEKNTLRLDDLALKAKGCEWVNVSGLSVGYPRKEQTKEHYWNIHAFSVHSNSPCLVQLPATENPSAPLSIEDILSSIPAVKLVVDHFELTPWQEFAGKLQFDSSRQGQTFSYQGKQLKLNVHTADKKTLVIHQFLVKLPEQEISLNGDISLPLDIDALPAQGQITGRLSISQYPDPLQIILKWQGQGGMLTIREERQQRILAELPWSFNQSQFLITDGKWHWMDMGQPLSGGVNLTFDHWKEGMGGMLVSGRVNLITQNELGKGNIVLSIKPALINMANAHIPFQLTGQMNHGQMVITMSLPAIVTGPLVAPKITFQPGALFRAWGKVSETFTVKEARLPLAGTYLTRDGLTGRLQAIVTAQDSYWGKFKLHLDGNAEDFIPDKGNWHWRYWGNGHLPPLQAKWDIAGTGSWNRSQVTVNALNTGFDVIQYGLVQVEAPRLQLIKPLVWERSATQPTFMGDLQLSTLRTDFRSGGFLPPFDFKATVTGQSPDNFILNGKLSPKGIEPIPFYGRWDGTRLRGEARWPSQSLLALQSLIPADLGMMVRGGNLYAQAAFSAAKGQGLRAGGHWVVKNASVWLKDGEIDGLNFVLPWRLQEHTWQLGVTSPVQLRVNEIKGLFGMQNVTADLLGFYPPTETQPLTLFNVNVDMLDGKLGLDKLQLPQKQAAVLRFDKLNLSKLFGVLKVKQIAMSGRISGELPLLLNDKNWIIQQGWVSNDGSLTLRLDKDTVDSIGKNDLTAGMTMDWLSYLEISHSKAHVTLDNLGTLILNSEVIGVNPRVDKKREVRLNYRHEENTFQLWHSLRFGSNLEEWLQKNISVRSDK, from the coding sequence ATGACCAAGATATTCAAAGTGTTTGCGGTGATGATAACACTGCTGGTGTTATTGGTGTTGGCTGGTTGGTACACACTTCCGCATTGGCTGCCATTGATTGCCAGTCATTGGTTGCCACAGGGCGTTACTCTTTCTCTCAGTCAACCAAAATGGGAAAAGAATACATTACGGCTGGATGATTTGGCATTGAAAGCAAAAGGCTGTGAATGGGTCAATGTGTCCGGGCTGTCTGTGGGATACCCACGCAAAGAACAAACCAAAGAGCACTACTGGAATATTCATGCTTTTAGTGTTCACAGCAATAGCCCGTGTCTGGTGCAGTTGCCAGCGACAGAAAACCCGTCAGCACCATTATCGATTGAGGATATATTATCCTCCATTCCTGCGGTTAAACTTGTCGTTGATCACTTTGAACTTACGCCGTGGCAGGAGTTTGCCGGCAAACTCCAATTTGATTCATCACGTCAAGGGCAGACATTTTCCTATCAAGGCAAGCAATTAAAGCTGAATGTTCATACGGCAGATAAAAAGACATTAGTTATTCACCAATTCCTTGTGAAATTACCTGAACAGGAAATCAGCCTGAATGGGGATATCTCGTTGCCATTGGATATAGACGCACTACCCGCACAAGGTCAGATAACAGGGAGGCTATCCATCAGTCAATATCCTGATCCTTTGCAGATAATATTAAAATGGCAGGGGCAGGGAGGAATGCTCACTATTAGGGAAGAGAGGCAACAACGGATATTGGCAGAGTTGCCATGGTCATTCAATCAATCTCAATTTTTGATAACTGATGGTAAATGGCATTGGATGGATATGGGGCAGCCACTGTCAGGAGGTGTGAATCTGACCTTTGATCACTGGAAAGAAGGTATGGGTGGCATGTTAGTCAGTGGGCGAGTGAATTTGATCACCCAAAATGAACTAGGTAAGGGCAATATCGTTCTTTCTATAAAACCGGCACTTATCAATATGGCGAATGCTCATATCCCGTTTCAGTTAACCGGACAAATGAACCATGGGCAGATGGTCATAACGATGTCATTGCCCGCTATTGTGACGGGCCCGCTGGTGGCACCTAAAATCACATTTCAGCCGGGTGCGCTGTTTCGTGCGTGGGGAAAAGTAAGCGAAACCTTTACGGTTAAGGAAGCGCGTTTACCATTGGCGGGGACTTATCTGACCCGTGATGGTCTTACGGGTCGTCTGCAAGCTATCGTGACTGCACAGGATAGCTATTGGGGAAAATTCAAACTGCATCTCGATGGGAATGCCGAGGATTTTATCCCTGATAAGGGAAATTGGCATTGGCGTTATTGGGGCAATGGACACTTACCCCCGCTGCAAGCCAAATGGGATATTGCAGGCACAGGAAGCTGGAATCGTTCACAGGTAACGGTGAATGCGTTAAACACGGGTTTTGATGTTATCCAATACGGCCTTGTGCAGGTGGAGGCACCGCGTTTGCAACTTATCAAGCCGCTGGTGTGGGAACGTTCCGCAACTCAACCGACATTCATGGGGGACTTGCAGTTATCCACCTTAAGAACAGATTTTCGTTCTGGCGGTTTTTTGCCTCCTTTCGATTTTAAGGCGACCGTGACAGGTCAGTCGCCGGATAATTTTATTCTGAATGGGAAATTATCCCCCAAAGGTATTGAGCCAATCCCATTTTATGGTCGCTGGGACGGTACGCGATTGCGGGGAGAGGCTCGTTGGCCGAGTCAATCTCTATTAGCACTTCAGTCCTTGATCCCCGCAGATTTGGGGATGATGGTGCGTGGTGGAAACCTCTATGCTCAAGCGGCATTTTCGGCTGCGAAGGGGCAGGGATTACGTGCTGGTGGTCATTGGGTAGTGAAAAATGCGAGTGTTTGGCTAAAGGATGGCGAAATTGACGGCTTGAATTTTGTTTTGCCGTGGCGTTTGCAGGAACATACTTGGCAATTGGGGGTCACATCACCTGTCCAACTCAGGGTCAATGAAATTAAGGGCTTGTTTGGTATGCAGAATGTGACAGCCGATTTGCTGGGTTTCTACCCACCCACTGAAACCCAGCCGTTGACGTTATTCAATGTGAATGTGGACATGCTGGATGGTAAACTTGGGCTGGATAAACTTCAATTACCCCAAAAACAGGCTGCGGTACTACGATTTGATAAATTAAATCTGAGCAAATTGTTCGGTGTTCTGAAAGTTAAGCAAATAGCTATGTCGGGCAGAATCAGCGGGGAATTGCCACTATTATTGAATGATAAAAATTGGATTATTCAGCAGGGCTGGGTATCCAATGATGGATCTCTGACATTGAGGTTAGATAAAGATACGGTTGACTCGATAGGGAAAAATGACCTGACGGCAGGTATGACAATGGATTGGCTGAGTTATTTGGAAATCAGCCATTCAAAGGCACATGTGACACTGGATAATTTGGGCACTTTGATACTGAATTCAGAGGTCATCGGCGTTAATCCCAGAGTGGATAAAAAACGAGAAGTCAGACTTAATTATCGCCATGAAGAGAACACTTTTCAGTTATGGCATAGTCTGCGCTTTGGCAGTAATCTGGAAGAGTGGTTACAGAAAAATATATCTGTAAGGAGTGACAAATGA
- a CDS encoding 2-hydroxyacid dehydrogenase: MKLVVYSKKQYDRKHFEMLNQRLGLDYHIEFFDFSLSPQTAKNAIGADAICIFVNDDAGREVLEELAAMNIKILALRCAGFNNVDLDAAKELGIQVVRVPAYSPESVAEHAVGLMLCLNRRIHRAYQRTRDANFSLEGLTGFNMYKRTAGIIGTGKIGLATLRILKGFGMRLLAHDPYPNKEVLELGVKYVDLDTLYAESDVISLHCPMTPENHHLLDETAFNKMKDGVMIINTSRGALIDSIAAINALKQQKIGALGMDVYENERDLFFEDKSNDVIQDDIFRRLSSCHNVLFTGHQAFLTEEALTSISETTLQNIQQLTSGKSCPNLVG; the protein is encoded by the coding sequence ATGAAATTGGTTGTTTATAGTAAAAAACAATATGACCGTAAACATTTCGAAATGCTCAACCAAAGACTTGGGCTTGATTACCATATCGAATTCTTTGATTTTTCCTTAAGCCCACAAACGGCCAAAAATGCCATTGGTGCAGATGCTATCTGTATTTTCGTCAATGATGACGCTGGGCGTGAAGTGCTGGAAGAATTGGCAGCAATGAATATCAAAATTTTGGCGTTACGTTGTGCGGGATTCAATAATGTCGATCTGGATGCGGCCAAAGAGCTAGGCATTCAAGTCGTCCGCGTCCCGGCTTATTCACCTGAGTCTGTTGCTGAACACGCGGTTGGATTAATGCTGTGTTTGAATCGGCGTATTCACCGAGCCTACCAGCGTACCCGCGATGCCAATTTCTCTCTGGAAGGACTGACTGGCTTCAACATGTATAAACGCACAGCCGGTATTATCGGTACGGGGAAAATCGGCCTGGCTACACTGCGAATTTTGAAAGGTTTTGGTATGCGTTTGCTGGCACATGATCCCTACCCAAATAAGGAAGTGTTAGAACTTGGCGTGAAATATGTAGATTTAGATACCTTGTACGCCGAATCTGACGTGATTTCTCTTCACTGTCCTATGACGCCAGAAAACCATCACTTACTGGATGAAACAGCATTTAATAAGATGAAAGATGGCGTGATGATCATCAATACCAGCCGAGGGGCACTAATCGATTCAATTGCTGCTATTAACGCGTTGAAACAGCAGAAAATTGGTGCATTGGGTATGGATGTATATGAAAACGAGCGTGACTTGTTTTTTGAAGATAAATCGAATGATGTCATCCAAGATGATATTTTTCGCCGCTTGTCTTCCTGCCATAATGTGTTATTCACAGGCCATCAGGCATTTTTGACAGAAGAAGCATTAACCAGTATCAGTGAAACGACTTTACAAAATATCCAGCAATTAACCTCCGGCAAGTCTTGCCCGAATCTTGTTGGGTAA
- a CDS encoding META domain-containing protein: MKKAISFAIATLLLTACQSSGVSATGNVTVRDLQHRNFALISVNGATVSNKEDSKLSIAFSEKMFVSATMCNHFMGIGKLKKRVLTVSILEKSQMFCVNEQLHQWDQVIYDVLTEGATVRLKRKQLTLTNDKNTLVYVLRDITQ, from the coding sequence ATGAAGAAAGCGATTTCGTTTGCGATCGCGACCCTGCTACTCACAGCATGTCAGTCTTCGGGGGTTAGCGCCACGGGGAATGTTACGGTCAGGGATCTACAACATCGTAATTTTGCTTTAATCAGTGTCAATGGTGCAACTGTTTCGAATAAAGAAGACAGTAAACTTTCTATTGCATTTAGTGAAAAAATGTTTGTTTCAGCAACTATGTGCAATCATTTTATGGGAATAGGTAAATTAAAGAAGCGTGTTCTGACTGTCAGTATTTTAGAAAAATCCCAGATGTTTTGTGTCAATGAACAGCTTCATCAATGGGATCAAGTGATTTATGATGTACTGACTGAGGGAGCTACGGTCAGATTAAAGAGAAAACAGCTTACATTAACTAATGACAAAAACACGCTGGTTTATGTTTTGAGGGATATTACCCAATAA
- a CDS encoding type V toxin-antitoxin system endoribonuclease antitoxin GhoS, giving the protein MASYLVRVELYGTGSDGYEKLHNRMTANKFNKSIQFPNGKWHRLPSGTYIGNSSLESLQLAEKIKSIATPFSSKEPSIFVCIYSNWSAALYPDKGTG; this is encoded by the coding sequence ATGGCAAGTTATTTGGTTCGTGTAGAACTTTATGGCACGGGTTCTGATGGCTATGAGAAGTTGCATAACAGAATGACAGCAAATAAGTTCAATAAATCGATACAATTTCCTAATGGAAAATGGCATCGTCTTCCCAGTGGAACTTATATTGGTAACTCATCGCTGGAATCCCTTCAATTAGCGGAAAAAATCAAATCAATCGCGACCCCTTTCTCAAGCAAAGAACCGTCGATATTTGTCTGTATTTACAGCAATTGGAGTGCAGCATTGTATCCCGATAAAGGAACCGGCTGA
- a CDS encoding YcgN family cysteine cluster protein: MSQPFWQAKTLEQMTDREWEALCDGCGQCCLHKLMDEDTDAIYFTNVACNQLNIKTCQCKNYADRFRYEPDCIKLTRENMVTFEWLPMTCAYRLIGEGKKLLPWHPLVSGSKSAMHAERISVRHIAVREADVVDWEDHIMNKPE, encoded by the coding sequence ATGTCTCAACCTTTCTGGCAGGCGAAAACTCTGGAACAGATGACAGACCGAGAGTGGGAAGCATTATGTGATGGCTGTGGTCAGTGCTGTCTGCATAAGCTAATGGATGAAGATACTGATGCAATCTATTTCACTAATGTTGCCTGTAATCAATTGAATATCAAAACCTGCCAGTGCAAGAATTATGCAGATCGTTTTAGATATGAGCCTGATTGCATCAAATTGACGCGTGAGAATATGGTCACGTTTGAATGGCTACCGATGACTTGTGCTTATCGTTTGATTGGTGAAGGAAAAAAACTCCTTCCTTGGCACCCATTAGTCAGTGGTTCAAAATCAGCCATGCATGCAGAGCGTATTTCTGTCAGACACATTGCTGTGCGTGAGGCTGATGTGGTGGACTGGGAAGATCATATTATGAACAAACCAGAGTAG
- a CDS encoding fumarylacetoacetate hydrolase family protein, which yields MYQHRDWQGVLLDFPANKVVCVGSNYERHMKEMGSKVTEEPVLFLKPETALCDLCQPVSIPQGLGAVHHEIELAVLIGTTLKNANEERVGKAIAGFAVALDLTLRDLQHKFKQSGQPWEKSKAFDGSCPISGFIPVKVFSEPQNAQLSLTVNGESRQNGNTSDMRMPIIPLISYMSRFFTLRPGDIILTGTPEGVGPLQSGDVLDVSLNEHVLTTRVI from the coding sequence ATGTACCAGCATCGAGACTGGCAGGGTGTACTGCTGGATTTTCCTGCCAATAAAGTGGTTTGTGTCGGCAGTAATTACGAGAGGCATATGAAAGAGATGGGCTCTAAAGTGACCGAAGAGCCGGTTTTATTTCTCAAGCCTGAAACGGCTCTTTGTGATCTCTGTCAGCCGGTTTCCATCCCGCAGGGATTGGGAGCTGTGCACCATGAAATTGAATTAGCAGTCTTGATTGGTACGACACTCAAGAATGCCAATGAGGAACGGGTCGGCAAGGCGATTGCAGGTTTTGCGGTAGCACTGGATCTGACATTGCGTGATTTGCAGCATAAATTCAAACAATCTGGGCAACCGTGGGAAAAGAGTAAGGCGTTTGACGGTTCATGCCCCATATCGGGGTTTATTCCTGTCAAAGTCTTTAGTGAACCACAAAATGCCCAGCTTTCCCTGACAGTGAATGGCGAATCACGCCAAAACGGTAATACGAGTGACATGCGAATGCCCATCATCCCATTGATCAGCTATATGTCGCGTTTTTTTACCCTGCGCCCCGGCGATATTATCTTAACGGGAACGCCTGAAGGTGTAGGGCCACTACAATCTGGTGATGTACTGGACGTCTCTCTTAATGAGCACGTTTTAACAACCAGAGTGATTTAA
- a CDS encoding lytic murein transglycosylase has product MKLISGVALMTVTLLVGCTSSNGKVLQDQSRQAVVIQKEIRVLDGQFPIASREPSQFPTYVALLKQQAKEQGFSEKTLDRAFADIHFISRVIQSDRNQPEKKITLADYLNRVLSARKIEQGVIQYQNNLPQLEIISRKYGVPKDYIVALWGLESGFGKIQGKEDVISALSTLAFEGRREDLFIKQLMAALEIIEKKYIDEHQTLKGSWAGAMGQSQFMPTSYLNYAADGNGDGKIDIWNSKEDVFASIANYLAKEGWQQGLPWGYGVSLPAGFDQNLEGVKLEQGKTIIQWQTLGVSSPNFASLPVNTKGWIVIPNDTEQRAFWVTQNFRTIMHWNRSYNFALSVGMMADHIGQKTHFLTH; this is encoded by the coding sequence ATGAAATTAATATCTGGTGTGGCCTTAATGACAGTAACACTGTTGGTAGGGTGTACTTCATCGAATGGAAAAGTGTTGCAGGATCAATCCAGACAGGCGGTTGTGATACAGAAAGAAATCAGGGTATTGGATGGACAATTTCCCATTGCTTCTCGTGAACCATCACAATTTCCTACCTATGTGGCTTTACTGAAACAACAAGCTAAAGAGCAGGGTTTCAGTGAAAAAACATTGGATCGTGCATTTGCTGATATTCATTTTATCTCGCGGGTTATTCAATCTGATCGTAATCAGCCGGAAAAAAAAATTACGTTGGCTGATTACCTTAACCGCGTCTTGTCAGCCCGGAAGATTGAACAGGGCGTCATCCAGTATCAGAATAACCTGCCCCAGTTAGAGATAATCAGCCGCAAATACGGTGTACCGAAAGACTATATTGTTGCTTTATGGGGGTTGGAAAGTGGTTTTGGCAAAATTCAGGGAAAGGAAGATGTCATATCGGCATTATCTACGCTTGCCTTTGAAGGTCGTCGGGAAGATCTTTTTATAAAACAATTAATGGCAGCACTTGAAATCATAGAAAAGAAATATATTGATGAACATCAAACTTTGAAAGGGTCTTGGGCGGGAGCGATGGGGCAAAGCCAGTTTATGCCGACCTCGTACTTGAATTATGCTGCTGACGGTAATGGCGATGGCAAAATCGATATCTGGAACAGTAAGGAAGATGTATTTGCCTCAATTGCCAATTATCTGGCGAAGGAAGGTTGGCAACAAGGATTACCGTGGGGTTATGGGGTTTCACTGCCTGCTGGTTTCGATCAAAACTTGGAAGGCGTTAAGTTAGAGCAGGGAAAAACGATTATCCAATGGCAGACATTGGGTGTTTCATCCCCCAATTTTGCCAGTCTGCCGGTAAATACCAAGGGTTGGATTGTGATACCAAATGATACTGAACAGCGGGCATTCTGGGTAACGCAGAATTTCCGTACCATCATGCACTGGAACCGTTCTTACAATTTTGCCCTTAGTGTTGGTATGATGGCAGATCATATTGGCCAGAAAACCCATTTTCTCACTCACTGA
- a CDS encoding YcgL domain-containing protein produces the protein MICVIYRSPKRDQTFLYVEKKGDFSRVPEALLKTFGEPQYSMMISLSGRKKLANADIEKVKIMLSEQGFYLQVPPPVESLMSEHLAVNK, from the coding sequence ATGATTTGTGTAATCTACAGAAGCCCAAAACGTGACCAGACATTTCTCTATGTCGAAAAAAAAGGTGATTTTTCACGCGTTCCTGAAGCGTTGCTGAAAACATTCGGTGAACCTCAATACTCCATGATGATTTCGTTATCAGGAAGAAAAAAACTCGCTAATGCAGATATTGAAAAAGTAAAAATTATGCTGAGCGAGCAGGGTTTTTACCTGCAAGTCCCCCCACCAGTAGAAAGTTTGATGAGTGAACATCTGGCTGTAAATAAGTGA
- the minC gene encoding septum site-determining protein MinC, with the protein MSQSPIELKGSNFTLSVVHLHDDQPEVIQRAMQEKMEQAPEFLKNAPVVINISDLPAGADLLALYRAVESVGLRIVGISGCQDEDQRKIVLKSGLPLLKEGKSQKIPTQENKPTEPIFKKTRIINTPVRSGQRIYAPNSDLIVTSNVSAGAELIADGNILIYGVLRGRVLAGASGDKESQIFCTHLNAELCSIAGQYWLSENIPENFVGKAAKLRLVINELTIETLV; encoded by the coding sequence ATGTCACAGTCGCCAATTGAGCTAAAAGGCAGTAATTTTACGCTTTCGGTCGTTCATTTGCATGATGACCAGCCGGAAGTCATTCAAAGGGCAATGCAGGAAAAAATGGAGCAAGCACCAGAATTCCTCAAAAATGCCCCGGTCGTAATCAATATATCTGATCTTCCAGCCGGTGCCGATCTCCTCGCACTCTATCGTGCTGTTGAATCTGTCGGGTTGCGCATTGTTGGCATCAGCGGCTGTCAGGATGAAGATCAACGAAAAATTGTTCTAAAATCTGGGCTACCTTTACTGAAAGAAGGTAAAAGTCAGAAAATTCCTACTCAAGAAAATAAACCGACTGAACCTATTTTCAAAAAAACTCGTATAATTAATACGCCGGTTCGATCAGGACAAAGAATTTATGCGCCAAATAGCGATCTTATTGTCACCAGTAATGTCAGCGCTGGCGCAGAATTAATCGCTGATGGAAATATTCTTATATATGGTGTGCTACGTGGACGAGTATTGGCAGGCGCATCTGGTGATAAAGAAAGCCAGATTTTCTGCACCCATTTAAACGCTGAACTCTGCTCTATTGCAGGTCAATATTGGCTCAGCGAAAATATTCCAGAAAATTTTGTTGGCAAGGCTGCAAAATTACGTTTGGTAATTAATGAATTAACTATTGAAACCTTAGTCTAG
- the minD gene encoding septum site-determining protein MinD, translated as MARIIVVTSGKGGVGKTTSSAAIATGLAQSGKKTVVIDFDIGLRNLDLIMGCERRVVFDFVNVIQGDAALNQALIKDKRTENLYILPASQTRDKEALTREGVEKILNELDQQGFEFIICDSPAGIESGALMALYFADEAIITTNPEVSSVRDSDRILGILASKSRRAEKSNEPIKEHLLLTRYNPGRVNRGDMLSMEDVLEILCIPLLGVIPEDQSVLRSSNQGEPVILDKESDAGKAYEDTVLRLLGEERPFRFIEEEKKGFLKRLFGG; from the coding sequence ATGGCACGCATTATTGTTGTTACATCTGGTAAAGGTGGCGTTGGCAAAACCACTTCAAGCGCGGCCATTGCTACCGGTCTCGCCCAAAGTGGGAAAAAAACCGTAGTTATCGATTTTGATATCGGTCTACGAAATCTCGATCTGATCATGGGCTGTGAACGCCGCGTGGTTTTTGACTTCGTGAATGTTATTCAAGGTGATGCCGCATTAAATCAAGCGCTTATTAAAGATAAACGTACCGAGAATCTGTATATTCTGCCCGCGTCTCAAACCCGTGACAAAGAAGCCCTCACCCGTGAAGGCGTCGAAAAAATTCTGAATGAATTGGATCAACAAGGGTTCGAGTTTATTATCTGTGATTCACCAGCAGGTATTGAAAGCGGAGCATTAATGGCGCTCTATTTTGCCGATGAAGCAATTATCACGACAAACCCGGAAGTTTCATCTGTTCGTGATTCTGATCGTATCTTAGGTATTCTGGCCTCCAAATCACGCCGCGCAGAAAAATCTAATGAACCGATTAAAGAGCATCTCCTACTGACTCGTTATAATCCGGGGCGTGTGAACCGGGGCGATATGCTCAGTATGGAAGACGTGCTGGAAATTCTGTGTATCCCTTTGCTTGGTGTTATCCCGGAAGATCAATCTGTTCTGCGTTCATCGAACCAAGGGGAACCGGTCATTCTGGATAAAGAATCTGATGCGGGTAAGGCATACGAAGATACCGTTTTACGTCTACTCGGTGAAGAACGGCCTTTCCGTTTTATCGAAGAAGAAAAAAAGGGCTTTTTAAAACGCTTGTTTGGGGGATAA
- the minE gene encoding cell division topological specificity factor MinE codes for MALLDFFLSRKKPTANIAKERLQIIVAERRRGDSEPAYLPEMKRDILAVICKYVQIDPEMLSVQFEQKDDDISVLELNVTLPETEESPK; via the coding sequence ATGGCTTTGCTAGATTTCTTCCTGTCGAGAAAAAAACCGACAGCCAATATTGCCAAGGAGCGGCTGCAAATCATCGTGGCAGAACGTCGGCGCGGTGATTCCGAGCCTGCTTATTTGCCCGAAATGAAACGGGATATTCTGGCCGTTATATGTAAATATGTACAAATCGACCCAGAAATGCTCTCTGTGCAGTTTGAGCAAAAAGATGATGACATATCCGTACTGGAACTTAATGTAACATTACCGGAGACTGAAGAATCGCCAAAATAA